A window from Candidatus Omnitrophota bacterium encodes these proteins:
- a CDS encoding response regulator transcription factor — MYAKVVLFIQIKAGRNFKETAKDSGNVSVEERGMGKNKIMIIDDESGTVDLLAHRLESEGYQVVALSDAKGVISKLHSFIPDLIILDLLMPEYGGLDVCEMLNKEPLGLNTPIIVVSGLNKDADKKKAYSLGIEKYFVKPVDMDVLLAAIKKLIKDKSNASEN, encoded by the coding sequence TTGTATGCCAAGGTGGTATTATTTATTCAAATTAAGGCCGGGCGTAATTTTAAAGAGACGGCCAAAGATAGCGGCAATGTTAGCGTGGAGGAGAGGGGGATGGGAAAGAATAAAATTATGATTATTGATGATGAGAGCGGCACCGTTGATTTATTGGCGCACCGCCTGGAAAGTGAGGGCTATCAGGTGGTTGCGTTATCGGATGCCAAAGGGGTCATCTCTAAACTCCATAGTTTTATCCCGGATCTGATAATATTAGATCTGCTGATGCCGGAATACGGGGGGCTGGATGTTTGCGAGATGCTGAATAAAGAACCCCTGGGGTTAAACACGCCGATTATCGTAGTAAGCGGTTTGAATAAAGATGCCGATAAAAAGAAGGCTTATAGCCTGGGGATAGAGAAATATTTTGTAAAACCCGTGGATATGGATGTTTTGTTAGCGGCAATTAAGAAGCTTATAAAGGATAAGAGCAATGCCAGCGAAAATTAA